In the Pseudanabaena sp. PCC 7367 genome, one interval contains:
- a CDS encoding capsular polysaccharide export protein, LipB/KpsS family — protein sequence MKVLFYSPLAGSTPHFETELDLIEQHLQKGDDVILLTCDGSLPTCTLNPDHRLSGCLHCKSRGQAGIDWVGRDRFTTANIYNLTPAQEQQLESLNEISIKSLSQLKAIELEGSDIGMAALSSVISLLREPYPDVDKYQGIIKQNLLTAAIVHFAMINHLTTINPDVVVIYNGRFSPLRPALRAAQKLEINDIIVHEAAGVLDKYFTIHNNYLYDLSLRKQMVEETYANSPLSKEQKTKIAKQWFEGNRNKQDVYNFTATQQLGLLPESLTQAIATTHEQKVNIAIFNSSEDEFEAIAEWQNPFYVNQAEALDKLLTTFADCQSAQFYLRVHPNLKGVDNSQTQHINSIAPKFKNLEVIPAESSISTYALIDNCDLVISFGSSVGIEAVYAQKPSILMGRTIYEDLASVIRPKSHGQFIDILRRYIETQELPDVPHNPEDWIKYGFVFRSYGDTFKYVKRRTLFDVIMQKDGQQQAIKASWPIRALTKLSFWLKPLPY from the coding sequence ATGAAAGTTCTATTCTATAGCCCCTTAGCCGGTTCAACTCCCCATTTTGAAACTGAGCTAGATCTAATTGAACAACATTTACAAAAAGGTGATGACGTAATTCTGCTCACCTGTGATGGGAGCTTACCTACTTGCACTCTCAACCCTGACCATCGCCTGAGTGGCTGTTTACATTGCAAGTCACGTGGTCAGGCTGGCATTGACTGGGTGGGACGCGATCGCTTCACTACCGCCAATATATATAACCTTACGCCAGCGCAAGAACAACAGTTAGAATCCCTCAACGAAATCTCAATCAAATCCCTCAGCCAACTTAAAGCAATTGAACTAGAGGGTTCTGATATCGGTATGGCTGCACTTAGCTCAGTTATTTCCCTATTAAGGGAGCCATATCCAGATGTTGACAAATACCAGGGCATCATTAAGCAAAATCTGCTCACCGCGGCGATCGTTCACTTTGCCATGATTAATCACCTTACTACTATTAATCCCGATGTAGTAGTGATTTACAACGGTAGATTTTCCCCCTTGCGTCCTGCTCTCCGTGCCGCCCAGAAGTTAGAAATCAACGACATAATTGTGCATGAAGCAGCGGGTGTCTTAGATAAATATTTTACCATTCATAATAATTATTTATATGATCTATCCCTGCGTAAGCAAATGGTTGAGGAAACCTATGCTAACTCACCACTGAGCAAGGAGCAAAAAACTAAGATCGCTAAACAATGGTTTGAAGGCAATCGCAATAAGCAGGATGTATACAACTTCACTGCTACTCAGCAGTTGGGTCTACTGCCAGAAAGTCTGACCCAGGCGATCGCCACCACTCATGAGCAAAAGGTTAACATTGCTATTTTTAATTCTTCCGAAGATGAATTTGAGGCGATCGCCGAATGGCAAAATCCCTTCTATGTTAATCAAGCTGAAGCCCTAGACAAGCTCTTGACTACATTTGCCGACTGTCAATCAGCTCAGTTTTATTTGCGGGTTCATCCCAATTTGAAGGGTGTTGACAATTCGCAAACTCAGCATATTAATTCGATCGCCCCTAAATTCAAAAATCTAGAAGTAATTCCGGCAGAATCATCAATTAGTACCTACGCCTTGATCGATAATTGTGATTTAGTAATTTCGTTTGGTTCTTCGGTGGGAATTGAGGCAGTTTATGCCCAAAAGCCTTCAATCTTGATGGGTAGGACTATTTATGAAGATCTGGCTTCTGTGATTAGGCCCAAAAGTCATGGCCAATTCATTGATATCTTAAGGCGCTATATTGAAACACAAGAACTACCAGACGTGCCACACAATCCAGAAGATTGGATCAAGTATGGCTTTGTTTTCAGGTCTTATGGCGATACATTTAAATATGTTAAACGTCGTACTCTATTTGATGTGATTATGCAAAAGGATGGCCAACAACAGGCAATTAAGGCAAGTTGGCCGATTAGAGCTTTAACTAAGCTCAGTTTTTGGCTTAAACCACTCCCTTATTAG
- a CDS encoding DUF2808 domain-containing protein, which translates to MKLTKTIATAIALLSVLGSGFTASMLKPSVAKAQNNIVLFGNKENNLPYVIRNKNPGASRNYIKFYATLPDSRAVAEVQIVYPQEFRSAFVPRKLTVRNRRSKEEYEVRDISVDRELNNIRIEFVEPIAALPNQEIEIVAKSVTNPRHAGMYRIEVQALGTEANPLFQYLGQWLVSIY; encoded by the coding sequence ATGAAACTGACCAAAACCATTGCAACCGCGATCGCCTTACTTTCAGTGCTTGGCTCTGGATTCACTGCTTCGATGCTGAAACCATCCGTGGCCAAGGCGCAAAATAATATTGTGCTGTTTGGCAACAAAGAAAACAATTTGCCCTATGTGATTCGCAATAAAAACCCCGGTGCTAGCCGCAACTACATCAAGTTTTATGCGACCTTGCCAGATAGCAGGGCAGTAGCGGAAGTGCAAATTGTCTATCCTCAAGAGTTTAGAAGTGCCTTTGTGCCCCGCAAACTCACTGTGCGTAATCGCCGCTCCAAGGAGGAGTATGAGGTTAGAGATATTTCGGTCGATCGGGAACTGAATAATATCAGAATTGAATTTGTCGAACCGATCGCGGCGCTGCCCAATCAAGAAATCGAAATTGTTGCCAAAAGTGTTACAAATCCAAGACATGCAGGCATGTATCGTATAGAGGTGCAAGCATTGGGAACCGAGGCTAATCCCCTGTTTCAATATTTGGGTCAGTGGTTGGTTTCGATCTATTAA
- a CDS encoding J domain-containing protein: protein MVQQSRVFAINRGIAKYNIKDHYAVLGLPLIVEPRLIRKKFMKLAKTLHPDVFGRTAAEKDLATNYFAKMISPAYETLSNEKERNEYFATIRLLGQDLKKRSEEIELEAPEAKKLYRYAHETTYLQAVADMAEQQYGSLDKILDNTAILSEFNLVFLMTQDSICPPVNVPTRPEPTGGLDGTPPPKKKSKAARNIKLGELYVAKKQWAEALKELKAGEKLDNANAKLYALLGVVYFNQKVLSMAKANLQKALKINAKEPLALEYMEEIKRASRASAQKAKQSKKGGGWFGLGRK from the coding sequence GTGGTACAACAGTCGAGAGTTTTTGCAATCAACCGAGGCATCGCCAAATATAACATTAAGGATCACTATGCAGTTCTGGGATTACCACTGATTGTTGAACCAAGGCTGATCCGCAAAAAATTTATGAAGCTGGCCAAAACGCTGCATCCAGATGTGTTTGGCCGCACCGCCGCCGAGAAAGATCTGGCTACCAATTACTTTGCCAAAATGATCAGCCCTGCCTATGAGACGCTGAGTAATGAAAAAGAGCGCAACGAATATTTTGCAACGATTCGATTGCTAGGGCAGGATCTCAAAAAGCGATCGGAAGAAATTGAATTGGAAGCGCCAGAGGCCAAAAAACTCTATCGTTATGCCCATGAGACCACTTATCTGCAAGCAGTTGCTGATATGGCAGAGCAGCAATATGGCTCCCTTGACAAAATATTAGACAATACGGCCATTTTAAGTGAGTTTAACCTGGTGTTTTTGATGACCCAGGACTCGATCTGCCCGCCGGTGAATGTACCGACGCGACCTGAACCAACTGGTGGTCTGGATGGTACGCCGCCACCAAAGAAAAAGTCAAAGGCAGCCCGCAATATCAAGCTAGGCGAATTATATGTGGCCAAAAAACAATGGGCAGAAGCGCTGAAAGAGCTTAAGGCAGGTGAAAAGCTCGATAATGCTAATGCCAAGTTATATGCCCTGTTGGGCGTGGTTTACTTTAATCAAAAAGTGCTGAGTATGGCCAAGGCAAATCTCCAAAAGGCATTAAAAATCAATGCCAAAGAGCCCCTTGCCCTGGAGTATATGGAAGAAATAAAGCGAGCTAGCAGAGCTAGTGCCCAAAAAGCCAAGCAATCGAAAAAGGGGGGTGGCTGGTTTGGCCTAGGACGGAAATAG
- a CDS encoding class I SAM-dependent methyltransferase, with the protein MQPSSSSSQMLNMGCGSIYHPDWVNIDMVAADRRHVQAHDLRQGLPYADHSFVACYSSHFLEHLDRGQAFNSLRECWRVLQSGGILRVVVPDLETIARHYLELLDQLDRAYWANKIERSGDEQTFKTELANGISADANHITSENQGTEPHNTTSSAKSKLAQMPRLDPEISETTDDLDSQPELWANYDWIMLELLEQSVRSQTGGEMGAYLANLQPEQSEFVRSRIGAELDRYQAALQSPVPSRWHKLRTSSIRSLWQKVRVAIARQLVWLVAGKEASNAFEIGLFRTAGEIHQWMYDRCSLARLLEQVGFSQISFLSATTSQIPDFDRYELDYKDGQVLRPNSIFVEAIKP; encoded by the coding sequence ATGCAACCTTCTTCTTCTTCAAGTCAAATGCTAAATATGGGTTGTGGCAGCATCTACCACCCAGATTGGGTGAATATTGATATGGTTGCTGCCGATCGCCGCCACGTCCAAGCCCACGATCTGCGCCAGGGATTGCCCTATGCCGATCATTCCTTTGTGGCTTGTTATAGCTCGCATTTTTTGGAACATCTCGATCGCGGTCAAGCATTTAATTCACTACGGGAATGCTGGCGGGTTTTGCAGTCGGGTGGAATTCTGCGGGTTGTGGTGCCGGATTTAGAAACGATCGCCAGGCATTACTTGGAATTACTGGATCAATTAGATCGAGCCTATTGGGCTAATAAGATTGAGCGATCTGGTGATGAGCAGACCTTCAAAACTGAACTTGCCAATGGTATATCTGCAGATGCCAATCATATTACCAGTGAAAATCAAGGTACAGAGCCGCATAACACCACTAGCTCAGCAAAATCCAAACTGGCTCAGATGCCCCGCTTAGATCCAGAAATATCGGAAACGACAGATGATTTAGATTCCCAACCTGAATTATGGGCAAACTATGATTGGATCATGCTGGAGCTATTAGAACAATCGGTGCGATCGCAAACGGGCGGTGAGATGGGTGCATATTTAGCCAACTTGCAGCCGGAGCAAAGTGAGTTTGTGCGGAGTCGAATTGGTGCTGAGCTCGATCGCTATCAAGCTGCATTGCAGTCGCCTGTTCCGTCCCGCTGGCACAAGTTACGCACCAGTTCAATCCGATCGCTGTGGCAAAAAGTGCGCGTGGCGATCGCAAGGCAACTAGTCTGGCTGGTGGCGGGGAAAGAGGCCAGCAATGCGTTTGAAATAGGTCTATTTAGAACTGCGGGCGAAATTCATCAATGGATGTACGATCGCTGCTCGCTGGCACGGCTATTAGAGCAGGTTGGCTTTAGCCAGATTAGCTTTCTCAGCGCCACTACCAGCCAGATCCCTGATTTCGATCGCTACGAATTAGACTACAAAGATGGCCAAGTCCTGCGACCCAATTCCATCTTTGTCGAAGCAATTAAGCCATAA
- a CDS encoding sulfotransferase domain-containing protein, producing the protein MKLLLSKAKNTVRNKLYDGVGTLVNLFDQDNVKKVVWVVSYPRSGNTWLREIIARLNGYEGRKVIPGAHFDRDRVFDLANDFYYNGEKVILVKTHTLDFPKYLFSPTRALRIQNHGFIYIYRHPLDVLISSLNFLYSQKMSEFFFNGDLKSVDELKQTGEIDAYIDHYINKFAIGNNAFTKMCGGSWLDHINAWLKRYQQADQYQSLIIKYEDIHHQPLSTLDPLADLFGKDSASLRNAIDLASTNTKIDQRFFWKQKVGNYRQYLSEKHMREFNFKYRKTLSKLGY; encoded by the coding sequence ATGAAATTATTATTATCCAAGGCCAAAAATACCGTCAGGAATAAGCTCTATGATGGAGTAGGTACACTCGTCAATTTATTTGATCAAGACAATGTAAAAAAAGTTGTTTGGGTTGTTTCTTATCCACGCTCTGGTAATACATGGCTTCGAGAGATAATCGCAAGACTGAATGGATATGAAGGCCGAAAAGTAATTCCTGGTGCGCATTTCGATCGCGATAGGGTTTTTGACTTGGCGAATGATTTCTATTACAATGGTGAAAAAGTTATTCTAGTCAAAACTCATACGCTCGATTTCCCGAAGTATTTATTTTCCCCTACTAGGGCATTAAGGATTCAAAATCATGGATTTATCTATATCTACCGCCACCCATTAGATGTGCTTATTTCCTCGCTTAACTTTTTATACTCACAGAAAATGAGCGAGTTCTTTTTTAACGGGGACTTAAAATCAGTTGATGAGCTTAAGCAAACTGGAGAAATTGACGCATATATTGATCATTACATTAACAAATTTGCAATTGGCAATAATGCCTTTACGAAGATGTGCGGTGGTTCTTGGTTAGATCACATCAATGCCTGGTTAAAGCGGTACCAGCAGGCAGATCAATATCAATCATTAATCATTAAATATGAAGATATACATCATCAACCTTTATCTACACTCGACCCATTAGCCGACTTATTTGGTAAAGATAGTGCGAGTTTGCGTAATGCTATAGATCTAGCCTCTACGAATACAAAGATTGATCAGCGTTTCTTCTGGAAACAAAAGGTTGGTAACTATAGGCAATACCTCAGCGAAAAACATATGCGAGAATTTAATTTCAAGTATCGGAAAACACTCAGTAAGTTGGGATACTGA
- a CDS encoding calcium-binding protein, which yields MEAEFVYLSEGADNVILVEQVAFTESDRLFDDPGNVSVTSGLVVFGLGGDDAIQGRAEAAELINGNSGNDTIVGWGEADTLLGGQGDDVLFAGYFNTPFTASTAPIEIFDFASATLKGNLGSDLIIGGRGADLLLGGADHDTIIGNEGADFIAGDSGNDVLTGGEGSDRFFLRPSDGVDIITDFNAAQDFIVLGQDILAIDGLIADFEQIALPSYIDLTQQGADVIVGTTLFGDMAIVQNASVAQVANQFAIPVFDNLV from the coding sequence ATGGAAGCGGAGTTTGTGTATCTGAGTGAGGGGGCAGATAATGTCATCCTGGTGGAACAAGTTGCCTTTACGGAGAGCGATCGCTTGTTTGATGACCCTGGTAATGTCAGTGTTACCAGTGGTTTAGTTGTTTTTGGCTTGGGTGGTGATGACGCGATTCAAGGCAGGGCAGAAGCCGCTGAATTGATCAATGGGAATAGCGGCAATGATACGATCGTGGGCTGGGGTGAAGCCGATACTTTGCTTGGTGGCCAGGGTGATGATGTATTGTTTGCTGGTTATTTTAATACCCCGTTTACAGCCAGCACCGCCCCCATAGAAATATTTGATTTTGCCTCTGCTACCCTGAAGGGCAATCTGGGCAGCGATTTGATCATTGGCGGTCGGGGAGCAGATCTACTGCTCGGTGGTGCTGATCATGACACAATTATTGGTAATGAAGGTGCAGACTTTATCGCTGGCGATAGCGGTAATGATGTGCTGACCGGTGGAGAGGGCAGCGATCGCTTCTTCCTCAGACCCTCAGACGGGGTTGATATTATTACAGACTTTAATGCGGCTCAGGATTTTATTGTGTTGGGTCAGGATATTCTGGCGATCGATGGTTTGATCGCTGATTTTGAACAGATTGCCCTACCGAGTTATATTGACCTGACTCAGCAAGGGGCAGATGTGATTGTGGGCACAACGCTGTTTGGCGATATGGCGATCGTGCAGAATGCTAGCGTGGCTCAGGTGGCTAACCAGTTTGCGATTCCTGTCTTCGATAATTTAGTTTGA
- the lysS gene encoding lysine--tRNA ligase, with protein MFWADKLAASANGAQIVNDSKTPSGRVHVGSLRGVIIHDVIDRALKHAGKPVKFIYGVDDYDALDTTPKYLDQAKFKPYLGYPLCNVPSPDDSASDYAKYFMAEFLQVFDYLGVKPEVYWLRDLYRSGQLNEYIDIFLNNAHLIREAYLEVSGAKRAENWYPFQAICENCGKIATTVVTDYKDKQVFYTCEPNATNWTEGCGHSGWVSPFDGNGKLPWKVEWVAKWRLLGVSIEMAGKDHSQKGGSRDVANAICRKVFGEQPPYHSRYEFILVGGTKMSSSKGVGSSAREIAALLPPELLRFLMLRTPPKTAINFSPDYENITRLFRDYDTLFEKLVQGTAKKPEELVPLTYAQLEGEPKPYQTIDFSTLISLLQIPHIEIEAEIAKRVGTSMSDHDWQVTRSRIAVAQKWLADYADEEEKLVLYMDNVPEQINQLSGEQVSYLGQLAQVLGDLDNWDGDELQTALFSTSKQMELGAKQAFSAVYYAFLGKERGPKAGNMLSWLPKDFVVTRLNDVNKLAGSANAN; from the coding sequence ATGTTCTGGGCAGATAAGCTCGCCGCCAGTGCAAACGGCGCACAGATAGTTAATGATTCTAAGACCCCATCCGGCCGTGTCCATGTCGGATCGCTGCGTGGGGTAATTATTCATGATGTGATCGATCGCGCCCTAAAACATGCAGGCAAGCCGGTTAAGTTTATCTATGGCGTGGATGACTATGACGCGCTCGATACTACGCCCAAATATTTAGACCAGGCCAAATTCAAGCCCTATCTGGGTTATCCGCTGTGTAACGTGCCTTCGCCCGATGATAGCGCCAGCGACTATGCCAAATACTTCATGGCTGAGTTTTTGCAGGTATTTGATTATCTGGGTGTAAAACCAGAGGTCTATTGGCTGCGGGATCTCTATCGATCGGGACAGTTGAATGAATATATTGATATTTTCCTGAATAATGCCCATTTGATCCGCGAGGCTTATTTAGAAGTTAGCGGCGCAAAGCGGGCGGAGAACTGGTATCCATTCCAGGCGATCTGCGAAAATTGCGGCAAGATCGCCACCACCGTTGTGACTGACTACAAAGATAAACAGGTTTTTTATACCTGTGAGCCCAACGCCACCAACTGGACAGAAGGCTGTGGCCATTCCGGTTGGGTCTCGCCCTTTGATGGTAATGGCAAACTACCCTGGAAAGTGGAATGGGTGGCAAAATGGCGTTTGCTGGGTGTAAGCATTGAAATGGCTGGTAAAGATCACTCCCAAAAGGGGGGATCGCGGGATGTGGCCAATGCAATCTGCCGTAAGGTATTTGGTGAGCAACCGCCCTATCACTCGCGCTATGAGTTTATTCTGGTCGGTGGTACGAAGATGAGTTCATCGAAGGGGGTGGGTTCCAGCGCCAGGGAGATCGCTGCCTTGCTGCCACCGGAGCTATTGCGATTTTTGATGCTGCGAACGCCACCCAAAACCGCGATCAACTTTTCGCCCGACTATGAAAACATTACCCGGCTGTTCCGTGACTATGACACCCTGTTTGAAAAACTGGTGCAGGGCACAGCCAAAAAGCCCGAAGAACTAGTGCCGCTCACCTATGCCCAACTGGAGGGAGAACCCAAGCCCTACCAGACGATCGACTTTAGTACATTGATCTCACTGCTGCAAATCCCCCACATTGAGATCGAAGCGGAGATCGCTAAGCGGGTTGGTACATCAATGAGCGATCATGATTGGCAGGTTACCCGCAGCCGGATCGCCGTTGCCCAAAAATGGCTGGCCGATTATGCCGATGAGGAAGAAAAGCTGGTTTTGTATATGGACAATGTGCCAGAACAGATTAACCAACTTTCAGGCGAGCAAGTTTCCTATCTCGGTCAGTTAGCCCAGGTACTAGGCGATCTCGACAACTGGGATGGCGACGAGTTGCAAACAGCTTTGTTTAGTACCTCCAAGCAGATGGAACTAGGCGCTAAGCAGGCTTTCTCGGCGGTTTATTATGCTTTCTTGGGCAAAGAACGAGGCCCGAAGGCAGGCAATATGTTGTCCTGGTTACCAAAGGATTTTGTGGTGACCCGCTTAAACGATGTAAATAAACTAGCTGGCTCAGCCAATGCCAATTAA
- a CDS encoding DUF3084 domain-containing protein, with the protein MAGYVLIVAILVLSGIIATAGDRIGSKVGKARLSIFNLRPKKTATLITIVTGGVISASTLGVLLITSSQLRDGLFRLESIRADLADARAQQERIETELNDAKAQREEAQAELDIINRSLSASLVKQAETEKQLEDAQGQLLQTQEKLNQVLEQEQELIDEVASLLSEQEEILAESEQLKIESTQLQGEQAELEASLEQISNDRQALREKIDSAQNRLNEISTQRSDLAREVENLEYSRDRLSESIQALRRGSVAIQADQVLAAAVTFPELSRSELRQAITGLVQEANRNSIELLGFLPGQAPTEPVITVTETQLNNLLDRIGDGRSYVIRLLSAGNYVRQETSVAIVADVTPNQIIFNQGDVIASLNFEADLSFAEKEDRVSQLFSLANFRAKQEGIVYDPITGRVGVFSQKALNELLDEINDYDFPFTIQVVTKSPIFTGSPLAIELLVRRADGEVIRRFG; encoded by the coding sequence ATGGCTGGTTATGTGCTAATTGTGGCGATCCTAGTCCTTAGCGGTATTATTGCTACGGCTGGCGATCGGATTGGATCTAAGGTGGGGAAAGCTCGTCTTAGTATTTTTAATTTAAGACCCAAAAAAACCGCTACCCTGATTACGATCGTAACCGGTGGGGTCATTTCCGCTTCCACTTTGGGAGTGCTGCTAATTACTAGCAGTCAACTGCGCGATGGCTTATTTCGCCTGGAAAGTATTCGTGCCGATCTGGCGGATGCCCGTGCCCAACAGGAAAGAATCGAAACAGAATTAAATGATGCCAAAGCCCAGCGCGAGGAAGCCCAGGCCGAGCTAGATATTATCAATCGTTCTTTGTCTGCTTCGTTGGTTAAACAGGCGGAAACCGAAAAGCAACTAGAAGATGCCCAAGGGCAATTATTGCAGACCCAGGAAAAGCTCAATCAGGTGCTAGAACAAGAGCAAGAGCTGATTGATGAAGTGGCTAGTTTGTTGAGTGAGCAAGAAGAGATCCTGGCCGAGAGTGAGCAATTAAAAATTGAAAGTACCCAACTTCAAGGTGAACAGGCTGAATTAGAAGCTAGTTTGGAACAAATCAGCAACGATCGCCAGGCTTTACGCGAAAAAATCGACAGTGCCCAAAATCGCCTCAATGAAATTTCGACCCAGCGATCGGATCTAGCCAGGGAAGTTGAGAATCTAGAATATAGCCGCGATCGCCTCTCTGAGAGTATTCAAGCCCTGCGACGAGGTAGTGTCGCAATTCAAGCGGATCAGGTGCTGGCAGCGGCAGTCACTTTCCCAGAACTATCGCGCTCGGAACTAAGACAGGCAATCACTGGGCTGGTACAAGAGGCCAATCGTAATTCGATCGAATTGCTGGGTTTTCTGCCCGGTCAAGCACCAACTGAGCCAGTAATTACGGTTACGGAAACCCAATTAAATAACTTGCTCGATCGGATCGGTGATGGCCGCAGCTATGTAATTCGGTTGCTTTCGGCGGGTAACTATGTGCGCCAGGAAACCAGCGTGGCGATCGTAGCTGATGTGACCCCCAATCAAATTATTTTTAATCAGGGCGATGTGATTGCCTCACTTAACTTTGAAGCCGATCTAAGTTTTGCCGAGAAAGAAGATCGAGTCAGTCAGCTATTTTCATTGGCAAACTTCCGCGCCAAACAAGAAGGCATTGTCTATGATCCAATCACAGGCAGAGTTGGTGTATTTTCCCAGAAAGCTCTGAATGAGTTATTAGATGAAATAAATGATTATGACTTTCCTTTCACGATCCAGGTGGTAACCAAAAGCCCGATCTTTACGGGTAGCCCACTGGCGATCGAGTTATTGGTTCGTCGTGCTGATGGCGAAGTGATTAGGCGCTTTGGCTAA
- a CDS encoding glycosyltransferase family 4 protein codes for MNPIKPLLLSASDLGGGAAIAAYRLHQGLTQLGIESQMLVQEKLSDDHRVVTSQTKLGKGWAKIAPSIDRLLLQRYPHRDRTTYSLQWLPNNLVERVINLKPNILNLHWVCESFLRIEDLARLQQVLQVPIVWTLHDMWPFTGGCHYSFDCDRYQQKCGTCPQLHSNKENDLSHWIWQRKIRTWPNLNMAIVAPSKWLAEQARQSMFMHLPIHHIPYGIDTNAYRPIDQSQCRSVLGVPEHKKILLFGAHSLSEPRKGGDLLIAALQAIPASLKQDLCLLTLGDGGAEIAQAVGIANLSLGYASGDRLKAVVYNAADLVLVPTRADNLPLVLQESLACGTPMVSFRVGGVSDLVRPGITGALAAPNNALDFRDRIMELLDNPDQLAQMATNCRQIALKEYPLHQQTQQYINLFRSLQVNNRSEKI; via the coding sequence ATGAACCCAATTAAACCGCTACTTCTTAGTGCGAGCGATCTTGGTGGTGGCGCAGCGATCGCCGCCTATCGCTTACATCAGGGTTTAACCCAGCTTGGCATCGAATCGCAAATGCTGGTGCAAGAAAAGCTGAGCGATGATCACAGGGTGGTTACTAGCCAAACTAAGCTGGGTAAGGGATGGGCTAAAATTGCCCCCAGTATCGATCGCCTGTTGTTGCAACGCTATCCGCACCGCGATCGCACCACCTATTCACTGCAATGGCTTCCCAATAATCTGGTTGAGCGGGTGATTAATCTCAAACCAAATATTCTCAACTTGCATTGGGTGTGTGAAAGCTTTTTGCGGATCGAAGATCTGGCAAGACTGCAACAGGTGCTTCAAGTGCCGATCGTTTGGACTTTACATGATATGTGGCCATTTACTGGCGGCTGCCACTATAGTTTTGATTGCGATCGCTATCAACAAAAATGTGGCACTTGCCCACAGTTACATAGTAATAAGGAAAATGATTTATCGCACTGGATCTGGCAGCGCAAAATTAGAACCTGGCCAAACCTCAATATGGCGATCGTTGCGCCTAGTAAGTGGCTCGCCGAGCAGGCAAGGCAAAGTATGTTCATGCATTTGCCCATTCATCATATTCCCTATGGCATCGATACCAATGCTTACCGCCCGATCGACCAATCCCAATGCCGCAGTGTTTTGGGGGTTCCTGAGCATAAAAAAATATTGTTATTTGGTGCTCATTCACTCAGCGAACCTCGTAAAGGTGGCGACTTATTAATTGCCGCTCTGCAAGCCATACCCGCTTCACTAAAGCAGGATTTATGTCTATTAACCCTGGGGGATGGGGGAGCGGAAATTGCCCAGGCCGTGGGGATCGCTAATTTGAGTTTGGGATATGCCAGTGGCGATCGCCTTAAGGCGGTGGTATATAACGCGGCTGACTTGGTTTTAGTACCCACCAGGGCTGATAACTTGCCGTTGGTACTTCAAGAAAGTTTAGCTTGCGGTACACCAATGGTATCGTTTCGGGTTGGTGGTGTAAGCGATCTAGTCAGGCCAGGGATTACCGGGGCATTAGCAGCGCCAAACAATGCCCTGGATTTCCGCGATCGGATTATGGAGCTACTTGATAATCCAGATCAATTAGCTCAAATGGCAACGAATTGTCGGCAAATTGCCCTGAAAGAATATCCATTACACCAGCAGACACAGCAGTATATAAACTTGTTTAGGTCGCTACAGGTTAATAATCGCTCAGAAAAAATATGA